From Aspergillus chevalieri M1 DNA, chromosome 4, nearly complete sequence, a single genomic window includes:
- the RPL3 gene encoding uncharacterized protein (BUSCO:EOG09261RFF;~COG:S;~EggNog:ENOG410QDSH;~InterPro:IPR011990,IPR019926,IPR000597,IPR019734, IPR013026,IPR009000,IPR001440;~PFAM:PF07719,PF13181,PF00515,PF00297,PF13428, PF12895,PF13432,PF13174;~go_component: GO:0005840 - ribosome [Evidence IEA];~go_function: GO:0003735 - structural constituent of ribosome [Evidence IEA];~go_function: GO:0005515 - protein binding [Evidence IEA];~go_process: GO:0006412 - translation [Evidence IEA]) — protein MAHTQPSPTGAVTPHHAHIVAHAQVNGHIPLQSQGQKGPPLNTAQKIAALNEQVWLQIGGLTELMGDLEGAMNAYEQALRHNQWSIPAMNAISCILRTKEQFAKAVEYLQNILKLDSASGETWGSLGHCHLMMDNLQEAYTSYQQALYHLRDPKEPKLWYGIGILYDRYGSLDHAEEAFSQVMRMAPDFEKANEIYFRLGIIYKQQQKFSNSLDCFKYIVNDPPRPLTEEDIWFQIGHVHEQQKDFESAQAAYRRVLDRDPNHAKVLQQLGWLYHQQSTSYASQEKAIEYLEKSVSADNTDAQSWYLLGRCYMSQAKYPKAYEAYQQAVYRDGRNPTFWCSIGVLYYQINQYRDALDAYSRAIRLNPYISEVWYDLGTLYESCNNQIADALDAYGRAADLDPTNVHIKARLQLLQSQLSGSNQSSAPPQPQDVHPHAYQNGVGAPPQWAAPAPTGGPPPQPPAPPRHVADWNRGINELQSHAQAQAQAQAQAAHAAQAQAQAQAQAQAQAQAQAQAQAQAQAQAQAQAQAQAQAQAQAQAANGFDHREAVRGPAQPSPRQEPGRVFPDAVRAPSAVRSPKTTMAGPYHLPQITNAPAPSHERVPSGSGAFASATRGPLPPAAAPSGPGASSGPPSSGPMPPYHRPFSPNPDIRPIRDERPSSPGSTYPHQDFHYGPIPAGGIAGGAPPPASAIAAAEAAAREREDRPASAMKRSREWEADTGPTKKIANEESRARLDDQPSRRVTPPNRMPSPGEMQRRSSSEARREEQRRANEEYHPSEAAHHPPTLPSIQQMPPHSGSSLPPMAESSAPASNGSQSGPPSAQVKEEPTRPEQPPTHEPAARKMDVDENYDDDGDDEKRASTAAKGSPNGSNANGNGNGRPDTLTTSTTNDNRVTMSHRKYEAPRHGSLAFLPRKRATRHRGKVKSFPKDDPKKPVHLTASMGYKAGMTTVVRDLDRPGAKMHKKEIVEAATVIETPPLVAVGVVGYIETPRGLRSLTTVWAEHLSDEVKRRFYKNWYKSKKKAFTKYAKKHADNSGAAITRELERIKKYCTVVRVLAHTQIRKTPVKQKKAHLMEVQVNGGAVADKVDFARNLFEKPIEIDSIFEKDEMIDVIAVTKGHGFQGVTSRWGTTKLPRKTHKGLRKVACIGAWHPNHVQWTVARAGQMGYHHRTSCNHKVFRVGKGSDEGNASTEFDISKKQITPYVPPP, from the exons ATGGCCCACACTCAGCCGTCACCCACCGGGGCTGTCACCCCTCACCATGCCCACATCGTGGCTCATGCCCAGGTCAATGGCCACATTCCCCTGCAATCGCAGGGTCAAAAGGGCCCGCCACTGAACACCGCGCAGAAAATCGCCGCGCTCAATGAACAGGTTTGGCTTCAAATCG GTGGTTTGACGGAATTGATGGGCGACCTCGAAGGCGCCATGAACGCGTATGAACAGGCACTGCGCCATAACCAGTGGTCCATTCCTGCGATGAACGCCATCTCGTGTATTTTGCGAACGAAAGAACAGTTCGCCAAGGCAGTCGAATATCTCCAAAATATCTTGAAATTGGATTCGGCGAGCGGGGAAACCTGGGGCAGCTTGG GCCACTGTCATCTGATGATGGACAATCTGCAAGAAGCGTATACCTCCTACCAACAAGCCCTGTACCACCTTCGAGATCCTAAG GAGCCAAAACTCTGGTATGGAATTGGGATTCTCTATGACCGGTACGGTTCTCTCGATCATGCCGAGGAGGCTTTCTCCCAGGTTATGCGTATGGCCCCGGACTTCGAAAAGGCCAACGAAATTTACTTCCGCTTGGGCATAATTTacaagcagcagcagaagttCAGCAACAGTCTGGAT TGCTTCAAATACATCGTCAACGACCCTCCACGCCCTCTCACTGAGGAGGACATTTGGTTTCAAATTGGCCACGTTCATGAGCAACAGAAGGAC TTCGAGTCGGCCCAGGCCGCCTACCGACGAGTGCTGGACCGTGACCCCAACCATGCCAAGGTCTTGCAGCAACTTGGCTGGCTGTACCACCAGCAGAGCACTAGCTATGCAAGCCAAGAAAAGGCCATTGAATACCTTGAGAAGTCGGTTAGCGCAGATAACACTGACGCACAGAGTTGGTATCTGCTTGGCCGTTGCTATATGTCGCAGGCCAAGTACCCCAAGGCCTACGAAGCCTACCAGCAAGCCGTCTACCGCGATGGACGGAACCCTACCTTCTGGTGCTCGATCGGTGTACTCTACTACCAGATCAACCAGTACCGTGATGCCTTGGACGCCTACTCTCGGGCTATCCGTCTGAACCCGTACATCTCGGAAGTTTGGTATGATCTCGGTACTCTGTACGAATCCTGCAACAACCAAATTGCCGATGCTCTCGACGCCTATGGACGCGCTGCCGATCTTGATCCCACAAACGTCCATATCAAGGCACGCCTGCAACTGCTCCAGAGCCAGCTTTCTGGTTCCAACCAAAGTAGTGCTCCTCCTCAGCCGCAGGATGTCCATCCCCACGCTTACCAGAATGGTGTTGGTGCTCCTCCGCAATGGGCTGCGCCGGCTCCAACTGGCGGTCCTCCACCGCAGCCTCCGGCCCCTCCCAGGCATGTTGCGGATTGGAACCGCGGTATTAACGAACTTCAATCACACGCTCaagctcaggctcaggcccAAGCTCAGGCTGCCCACGCTGCCCAGGCTCAAGCCCAAGCGCAAGCCCAGGCCCAAGCTCAGGCTCaagctcaggctcaggctcaggctcaggctcaggctcaaGCACAAGCCCAGGCACAAGCCCAGGCGCAGGCGCAGGCTCAGGCCCAAGCTGCCAATGGCTTTGACCACCGTGAAGCTGTCCGTGGCCCGGCGCAGCCTAGCCCGCGTCAGGAGCCCGGCAGGGTGTTCCCCGATGCCGTCCGCGCCCCATCTGCCGTTCGTTCTCCCAAGACGACCATGGCCGGCCCGTATCATTTGCCTCAAATCACCAACGCTCCCGCACCATCCCACGAACGGGTTCCTAGCGGCTCGGGTGCCTTTGCATCCGCCACCCGCGGACCCTTGCcccctgctgctgctcccagCGGTCCTGGTGCGTCTAGCGGTCCTCCTTCGTCTGGTCCCATGCCTCCGTACCACCGACCGTTCTCGCCAAACCCCGATATCCGGCCGATTCGCGATGAGCGGCCTTCTTCGCCTGGCTCGACTTATCCCCACCAAGATTTCCACTATGGTCCGATCCCAGCGGGCGGCATCGCGGGAGGTGCTCCGCCGCCGGCATCTGCGATCGCCGCCGCCGAAGCAGCTGCTCGGGAGCGTGAGGATCGCCCCGCATCGGCAATGAAGCGTAGCAGGGAATGGGAAGCTGATACTGGTCCTACCAAGAAGATCGCCAATGAAGAGAGCCGTGCTCGTCTCGACGACCAACCCAGCCGTCGTGTCACCCCACCAAACCGCATGCCGTCCCCCGGCGAGATGCAGCGCCGTAGCTCATCAGAAGCTAGACGTGAGGAGCAGCGTCGCGCGAACGAAGAGTACCATCCATCCGAAGCCGCCCATCATCCCCCGACGCTTCCATCTATCCAGCAAATGCCCCCTCACTCCGGCTCGAGTCTTCCTCCCATGGCTGAGAGCTCTGCTCCGGCCTCGAACGGATCTCAGTCGGGACCGCCGTCGGCTCAGGTCAAGGAGGAACCAACTCGCCCCGAACAGCCTCCTACCCATGAGCCTGCCGCGCGGAAGATGGACGTGGATGAAAATTATGATGACGATGGGGATGATGAGAAGCGGGCCAGCACTGCCGCCAAGGGCAGCCCCAACGGTAGCAATGCCAACGGCAACGGCAACGGA AGACCAGACACTCtcaccacttcaacgactaACGACAACAGGGTCACGAT GAGTCACCGGAAGTACGAAGCGCCTCGGCACG GTTCGCTTGCCTTCCTTCCCCGGAAGCGTGCGACCCGTCACCGTGGAAAGGTCAAGAG CTTCCCCAAGGATGACCCCAAGAAGCCCGTCCACTTGACGGCCTCCATGGGTTACAAGGCCGGTATGACCACCGTCGTCCGTGACCTTGACAGACCCGGTGCCAAGATGCACAAGAAGGAGATTGTTGAGGCTGCTACCGTCATCGAGACTCCTCCG CTTGTCGCTGTCGGTGTTGTCGGATACATTGAGACTCCCCGTGGTCTCCGCTCGCTCACTACTGTCTGGGCCGAGCATCTGAGCGACGAGGTCAAGCGCCGCTTCTACAAGAACTGGtacaagagcaagaagaaggctttCACCAAGTACGCCAAGAAGCACGCCGACAACAGCGGCGCTGCCATCACCCGCGAGCTCGAGCGCATCAAGAAGTACTGCACTGTCGTCCGTGTGCTCGCCCACACCCAGATCCGCAAGACCCCCGTCAAGCAAAAGAAGGCCCACCTCATGGAGGTCCAGGTCAACGGTGGTGCCGTTGCCGACAAGGTTGACTTCGCCCGCAACCTGTTCGAGAAGCCCATCGAGATCGACAGCATCTTCGAGAAGGACGAGATGATCGATGTCATCGCCGTCACCAAGGGTCATGGTTTCCAGGGTGTCACCAGCCGCTGGGGTACCACCAAGCTTCCCCGTAAGACTCACAAGGGTCTGCGTAAGGTCGCCTGTATTGGTGCCTGGCACCCTAACCACGTCCAGTGGACTGTTGCTCGTGCCGGTCAGATGGGTTACCACCACCGTACCTCGTGCAACCACAAGGTTTTCCGTGTCGGAAAGGGCTCTGACGAGGGTAACGCCTCGACTGAGTTCGACATCTCCAAGAAGCAGATCACTCCGTACGTCCCTCCCCCTTGA
- the RPL3 gene encoding 60S ribosomal protein uL3 (COG:J;~EggNog:ENOG410PGH7;~InterPro:IPR000597,IPR009000,IPR019926;~PFAM:PF00297;~go_component: GO:0005840 - ribosome [Evidence IEA];~go_function: GO:0003735 - structural constituent of ribosome [Evidence IEA];~go_process: GO:0006412 - translation [Evidence IEA]), with protein sequence MGYKAGMTTVVRDLDRPGAKMHKKEIVEAATVIETPPLVAVGVVGYIETPRGLRSLTTVWAEHLSDEVKRRFYKNWYKSKKKAFTKYAKKHADNSGAAITRELERIKKYCTVVRVLAHTQIRKTPVKQKKAHLMEVQVNGGAVADKVDFARNLFEKPIEIDSIFEKDEMIDVIAVTKGHGFQGVTSRWGTTKLPRKTHKGLRKVACIGAWHPNHVQWTVARAGQMGYHHRTSCNHKVFRVGKGSDEGNASTEFDISKKQITPMGGFVRYGEVKNDFLLLKGSVPGVKKRVMTLRKSLYPQVNRRATEKTELKWIDTSSKFGHGAFQTAEEKKAFLGTLKKDLVTTV encoded by the exons ATGGGTTACAAGGCCGGTATGACCACCGTCGTCCGTGACCTTGACAGACCCGGTGCCAAGATGCACAAGAAGGAGATTGTTGAGGCTGCTACCGTCATCGAGACTCCTCCG CTTGTCGCTGTCGGTGTTGTCGGATACATTGAGACTCCCCGTGGTCTCCGCTCGCTCACTACTGTCTGGGCCGAGCATCTGAGCGACGAGGTCAAGCGCCGCTTCTACAAGAACTGGtacaagagcaagaagaaggctttCACCAAGTACGCCAAGAAGCACGCCGACAACAGCGGCGCTGCCATCACCCGCGAGCTCGAGCGCATCAAGAAGTACTGCACTGTCGTCCGTGTGCTCGCCCACACCCAGATCCGCAAGACCCCCGTCAAGCAAAAGAAGGCCCACCTCATGGAGGTCCAGGTCAACGGTGGTGCCGTTGCCGACAAGGTTGACTTCGCCCGCAACCTGTTCGAGAAGCCCATCGAGATCGACAGCATCTTCGAGAAGGACGAGATGATCGATGTCATCGCCGTCACCAAGGGTCATGGTTTCCAGGGTGTCACCAGCCGCTGGGGTACCACCAAGCTTCCCCGTAAGACTCACAAGGGTCTGCGTAAGGTCGCCTGTATTGGTGCCTGGCACCCTAACCACGTCCAGTGGACTGTTGCTCGTGCCGGTCAGATGGGTTACCACCACCGTACCTCGTGCAACCACAAGGTTTTCCGTGTCGGAAAGGGCTCTGACGAGGGTAACGCCTCGACTGAGTTCGACATCTCCAAGAAGCAGATCACTCC CATGGGTGGTTTCGTCCGCTACGGTGAGGTCAAGAAcgacttcctcctcctcaaggGTTCCGTCCCTGGTGTTAAGAAGCGTGTCATGACCCTGCGCAAGTCCCTCTACCCCCAGGTCAACCGGAGAGCCACCGAGAAGACCGAGCTCAAATGGATCGACACTTCGTCGAAGTTCGGTCACGGTGCTTTCCAGACCgccgaggagaagaaggccttCCTGGGTACCCTCAAGAAGGATCTTGTTACTACTGTTTAA
- a CDS encoding uncharacterized protein (COG:S;~EggNog:ENOG410PSDT;~InterPro:IPR036587) encodes MRPSRGVYCVMGPALRPTSIQRFSQNFILSHRNYSLQHKSLFTRNNTHRTNPFQIGTTRTMSSDDAYLSFLEKANSDLSTGQQSTQTQRTETQTVHANAEIPASLQSIDAFYISETDEPFEPVVLGFEGAGNGEWPGSSQLSSLIAPDNDLSHNITTLSASSFDPRNQYRSVFKAVRAAASGPDEDVEVKVYRVEVGSSRVEYFVLGLDTEKGRVVGLKTRAIET; translated from the exons ATGCGACCCTCTCGCGGAGTGTATTGCGTCATGGGCCCTGCCTTGCGCCCAACGTCTATCCAGCGATTTAGTCAGAACTTCATCCTCTCACATCGCAACTATTCTCTCCAACACAAATCACTCTTCACCAGAAACAACACTCACAGAACAAATCCCTTCCAAATAGGAACAACACGAACAATGTCCTCCGACGACGCCTATCTCTCCTTCCTCGAAAAAGCCAACTCCGACCTCTCCACAGGCCAACAATCTACACAGACACAAAGAACAGAAACACAGACCGTCCACGCTAACGCAGAGATCCCCGCGAGCTTACAGTCAATCGACGCATTCTATATTTCTGAGACAGATGAGCCGTTTGAGCCTGTTGTGCTGGGATTCGAGGGAGCAGGGAACGGGGAGTGGCCTGGATCTT CGCAATTATCATCACTGATCGCTCCTGATAACGACCTTTCGCATAATATTACAACGCTATCAGCCTCATCCTTCGATCCACGGAATCAATACCGCAGTGTGTTCAAGGCAGTTCGCGCGGCGGCTTCCGGGCCAGACGAGGATGTGGAGGTGAAGGTATACCGGGTGGAGGTTGGGTCGTCGCGGGTGGAATACTTTGTGTTGGGGTTGGATACTGAGAAGGGGAGGGTTGTTGGGTTGAAGACGAGGGCTATTGAGACTTAG
- a CDS encoding SKN1/KRE6 family beta-glucan synthesis-associated protein (CAZy:GH16;~COG:G;~EggNog:ENOG410PH77;~InterPro:IPR000757,IPR013320,IPR005629;~PFAM:PF03935;~TransMembrane:1 (i208-231o);~go_function: GO:0004553 - hydrolase activity, hydrolyzing O-glycosyl compounds [Evidence IEA];~go_process: GO:0005975 - carbohydrate metabolic process [Evidence IEA];~go_process: GO:0006078 - (1->6)-beta-D-glucan biosynthetic process [Evidence IEA]): MADLPPNDSVQNTPEMGTGPTPQIEVNSGADYPFMHAEDGDANASAQNLIGRALTPGLQIPPIPPSPSSATGTFHSSLASPTYPQESSEFLIPPRRSHRLRDELDQSLPTRSPDLSIMPSRRTSWSSAFGSHEIRNYGFNPFGDSRAPSRSDSYDSDVNTQTVSEKYNIMPTEGLLLFPEDVEKDDYLHNPDAGERDRRCDLFNRRGLMNVGGLTLLTLGFLTLFIGYPVITAFKHKGKHGNCDPGDTLCLDVGDRPILSNLRTGLIDPDTPESVMTKKAADGKDWKLVFSDEFNTPGRTFYDGDDPYFQAMDFWYGVTQDLEWYDPDAVTTRDGVLEIRFDKFPNHELKYRSGMLQSWNKMCFKGGRLEASISLPGDGSVSGFWPGFWAMGNLGRPGYRATTDGMWPYSYYDECDVGITPNQSSPDGLNFLPGMRLPACTCKGGEHPSPGHSRGAPEIDVIEASVAPLNGDGKVVGTVSQSLQMAPFDIWYMPDYDYAAVYDESITYINDYRGGPLQQAMSGMTTLNNKWYNGTSYQTYAFEYTPGEEGDVTWFVGKDKTWTLDARALGPNGNIGQRVIPNEPMAIVMNLGMAWSFAPIDEIISKYFPGYMRFDYVRIYQDPDEESITCDPPGFETTEYIEKHPVAYQNMNVTTWVDAGYEWPTNSFMHGCSA; the protein is encoded by the exons ATGGCCGACCTCCCACCAAACGACTCCGTCCAAAACACGCCCGAAATGGGGACCGGACCAACTCCCCAAATCGAAGTGAACTCGGGTGCCGATTACCCCTTCATGCACGCAGAAGATGGCGACGCCAACGCCTCAGCCCAGAACCTAATCGGCCGCGCCCTAACCCCCGGACTCCAAATTCCACCGATCCCACCCTCCCCGTCTTCAGCAACTGGCACATTTCACAGCAGCCTGGCTTCTCCTACCTATCCGCAAGAGTCATCAGAGTTTCTGATTCCCCCGCGGCGCTCGCATCGTCTCCGTGATGAGCTGGACCAGTCGCTTCCAACCCGCTCGCCGGACTTGTCTATCATGCCGTCCCGACGGACGAGTTGGAGCTCTGCATTTGGGAGTCATGAGATTCGCAACTATGGGTTCAATCCTTTCGGGGACTCCAGGGCACCGTCGAGGTCGGATAGCTATGATAGCGATGTAAATACGCAGACAGTGTCGGAGAAGTACAACATTATGCCTACGgaggggttgttgttgtttccCGAGGACGTGGAGAAGGATGATTATCTGCATAACCCGGACGCTGGGGAAAGGGACCGTCGATGTGATTTGTTTAATCGAAGGGGACTCATGAACGTTGGAGGATTGACTTTGTTGACGTTGGGGTTTTTGACGTTGTTTATTGGGTATCCCGTAAT TACTGCATTCAAACACAAGGGAAAGCATGGCAATTGTGATCCTGGGGACACATTATGCCTGGACGTTGGGGACCGTCCGATACTTTCGAATCTGCGCACAGGCCTCATTGACCCAGACACCCCCGAGTCAGTTATGACCAAGAAAGCGGCCGATGGCAAGGATTGGAAGTTGGTG TTCTCGGACGAATTTAATACCCCTGGACGGACATTTTATGACGGGGACGACCCGTACTTTCAGGCGATGGACTTCTGGTATGGTGTGACACAGGATCTGGAG TGGTATGACCCCGATGCTGTGACAACAAGAGATGGTGTCCTCGAAATCCGCTTTGACAAATTCCCCAACCATGAACTCAAATACCGCTCGGGCATGCTCCAATCCTGGAATAAGATGTGTTTTAAAGGCGGCCGCCTAGAAGCTAGTATCTCCCTTCCCGGTGATGGCAGTGTATCTGGTTTCTGGCCCGGTTTCTGGGCTATGGGTAACCTGGGTCGACCTGGGTATCGAGCTACTACGGACGGCATGTGGCCGTACAGTTACTATGACGAGTGCGATGTTGGTATCACGCCTAACCAGAGCTCGCCTGATGGTCTTAACTTCCTGCCTGGCATGCGTTTGCCTGCTTGCACGTGTAAAGGTGGTgagcatccaagccctgGGCATTCGCGTGGTGCGCCAGAAATCGATGTTATCGAAGCCAGTGTTGCGCCGTTGAACGGGGATGGAAAGGTTGTTGGGACGGTGTCGCAGAGTTTGCAGATGGCTCCGTTTGATATCTGGTATATGCCAGATTATG ACTATGCTGCCGTCTACGATGAATCGATCACGTACATCAACGACTACCGCGGTGGGCCCCTCCAACAAGCCATGTCCGGAATGACCACTTTAAACAACAAATGGTACAACGGAACCTCCTACCAGACCTACGCCTTTGAATACACCCCCGGCGAAGAAGGAGATGTCACCTGGTTCGTCGGCAAAGACAAGACCTGGACACTTGATGCTCGCGCCCTAGGGCCCAACGGTAACATCGGTCAACGTGTGATCCCCAATGAGCCCATGGCTATTGTTATGAATCTGGGTATGGCGTGGAGTTTCGCGCcgattgatgagatcatctcAAAGTATTTCCCGGGGTACATGCGCTTCGATTATGTGCGGATCTATCAGGATCCGGATGAGGAGAGTATTACCTGTGACCCACCGGGCTTCGAGACGACGGAGTATATCGAGAAGCATCCGGTGGCGTATCAGAACATGAACGTGACGACGTG GGTTGATGCCGGGTACGAATGGCCCACGAACTCGTTCATGCACGGATGTTCTGCTTGA
- a CDS encoding uncharacterized protein (COG:S;~EggNog:ENOG410PZK4) produces MHSASLAVKIVYLKPNADTFPLVSSHLLSPPSILTCAKSNMHPTNRRGRGQQTQPIMIDDDETYDISRQPRRNHPPPRQQPITNYGYYDDDDQDMEDDEDEDDTGGINFDINNDPDVLLDPDNNVPYSHLPAHELVNFGPPHHRTHAQPHAPQRPRPLSDYTYSYYAHTQSPSTQHNSKLRTRAREDRHAALCILLDRELLMLQALSHNETIPQVRRRFLSKMIAPQDNSDAGAIRAERYTIHVPGSNSSGTGQYVTVPRGVVDVCETGDEGWGNKEGQRSQPASPAASPFGKGKSRTPTRARASTPGSANRRRSGAR; encoded by the coding sequence ATGCATTCCGCATCTTTGGCAGTCAAGATCGTATATCTAAAACCGAATGCAGATACCTTTCCTCTCGTCTCCTCTCATCTCCTTTCCCCTCCTTCCATCCTCACTTGTGCCAAAAGCAACATGCATCCCACAAACCGCCGCGGCCGCGGCCAACAAACCCAACCCATCATGATCGACGATGACGAAACATACGATATCAGCCGTCAACCACGCCGAAACCATCCTCCCCCGCGCCAGCAACCAATAACCAACTATGGCTActacgacgacgatgaccaagacatggaagatgacgaagatgaagacgacaCCGGCGGCATCAACTTCGACATAAACAACGACCCCGACGTCCTCCTCGATCCAGATAATAACGTACCATATTCGCATCTTCCCGCACATGAACTTGTCAACTTTGGACCACCACACCACCGGACTCATGCTCAACCTCATGCACCCCAAAGACCACGCCCCCTATCCGACTACACATACTCCTACTACGCCCACACCCAATCGCCCTCAACCCAGCACAACAGCAAACTCCGCACGCGCGCCCGCGAGGACCGCCACGCAGCGCTGTGCATCCTCCTCGACCGCGAACTACTCATGCTCCAAGCCCTCTCGCACAACGAGACCATCCCGCAAGTGCGACGGCGATTCCTAAGCAAGATGATCGCGCCGCAGGATAACTCCGATGCGGGCGCGATCAGGGCGGAGAGGTATACCATTCATGTGCCCGGGAGTAACAGTAGTGGGACGGGGCAGTATGTGACTGTGCCAAGGGGGGTGGTTGATGTTTGTGAGACGGGGGATGAGGGGTGGGGCAATAAGGAGGGGCAGAGGAGCCAGCCTGCTTCGCCGGCGGCGTCGCCTTTTGGAAAGGGGAAGAGTCGGACGCCGACTCGGGCGAGGGCTTCGACGCCGGGGTCTGCGAACAGGCGGAGGAGTGGTGCGAGGTAG
- a CDS encoding PDK/BCKDK family protein kinase (COG:T;~EggNog:ENOG410PHX7;~InterPro:IPR005467,IPR003594,IPR018955,IPR036890, IPR039028,IPR004358,IPR036784;~PFAM:PF10436,PF02518;~go_function: GO:0004672 - protein kinase activity [Evidence IEA];~go_function: GO:0016772 - transferase activity, transferring phosphorus-containing groups [Evidence IEA];~go_process: GO:0016310 - phosphorylation [Evidence IEA]) has protein sequence MWKPSERLMDTIRHYASFPATGVSLRQMVQFGDRPSTGTLFRASQFLSEELPIRLAHRVQDLGQLPDGLSEMPSIKKVQDWYAQSFEEIITLPRPTLTQEVKARLLRPGRMNGGASKILSETTQNPSVREGQYRSSPTSNGKNGNGHSKAAAAARRYFVPSDDQGDWPPELKDYNERFSKTLQQIKRRHDSVVTTVAQGILEWKRKRQRLQIDSTVQSFLDRFYMSRIGIRMLIGQHIALTEQTHVRHPHYVGIICTKTNVREVALEAIENARFVCEDYYGLFEAPKVQLVCKEDLNFMYVPGHLSHMLFETLKNSLRAVVEQHGSETEKFPVTKVIIAEGKEDITIKISDEGGGIARSAIPLVWTYMYTTVEETPSLDPDFDKSDFKAPMAGFGYGLPISRLYARYFGGDLKLISMEGYGTDVYLHLNRLSSSSEPLQ, from the exons ATGTGGAAGCCGTCGGAGCGTCTGATGGACACCATCAGACATTATGCCAGCTTCCCCGCCACGGGTGTCTCTCTGCGCCAAATGGTCCAATTTGGTGATAGACCTTCAACCG GCACCCTCTTTCGCGCCTCGCAATTCCTGTCCGAAGAACTCCCCATTCGCCTTGCCCACCGTGTCCAAGACCTTGGCCAGCTTCCGGATGGTCTCAGTGAAATGCCCTCGATCAAAAAGGTCCAGGATTGGTATGCTCAGTCTTTCGAG GAAATTATCACCCTCCCCCGCCCCACCTTGACGCAAGAAGTCAAAGCTCGTCTGCTCCGGCCTGGTCGGATGAATGGCGGCGCTTCCAAGATCCTCTCCGAAACCACCCAGAATCCCAGTGTCCGTGAAGGACAGTACCGGTCCTCTCCTACATCGAATGGCAAGAATGGCAATGGCCACAGCAAagccgctgccgctgcccGCAGATATTTCGTTCCCTCTGATGATCAAGGCGACTGGCCACCCGAATTGAAAGACTATAATGAACGCTTCTCAAAGACTCTCCAGCAGATCAAACGTCGTCACGATAGCGTTGTCACCACCGTCGCTCAGGGTATTCTCGAATGGAAACGAAAACGACAGCGCTTGCAAATTGATTCCACCGTTCAGTCCTTTCTCGATCGGTTCTACATGTCGCGGATTGGTATACGAATGTTAATTGGTCAGCATATCGCCTTAACGGAGCAAACTCATGTTCGCCATCCACATTATGTCGGCATAATTTGTACCAAGACCAACGTACGCGAAGTCGCTCTCGAGGCCATCGAGAATGCGCGCTTCGTCTGTGAGGACTACTACGGCCTGTTCGAAGCTCCCAAGGTGCAACTCGTTTGCAAAGAGGATTTGAACTTCATGTACGTTCCGGGCCATTTATCGCACATGCTTTTCGAGACCCTGAAGAACTCTCTGCGTGCGGTGGTTGAACAGCATGGATCCGAAACCGAGAAATTCCCCGTTACCAAAGTCATTATCGCCGAAGGCAAAGAGGACATCACGATCAAGATCTCTGACGAGGGTGGCGGTATTGCGCGATCAGCCATTCCATTGGTTTGGACGTACATGTACACCACTGTGGAGGAAACCCCCAGTTTGGATCCGGACTTTGACAAGAGCGATTTCAAAGCGCCCATGGCTGGATTCGGTTATGGATTGCCTATCAGTCGACTCTATGCTCGGTACTTCGGCGGTGATCTCAAGTTAATCAGCATGGAGGG ATACGGAACTGATGTCTACCTCCATCTCAACCGTCTATCCTCGAGTTCGGAACCCCTGCAATGA